Within Marinomonas mediterranea MMB-1, the genomic segment ATGTCCAACACACATTATAATATGTCGAGTGTTGCCGACTTTAAAATTTATGTGCCCAACGTCCGTTCCATTTTTTATAATAATCCTAAAATGGAAATATGGTACAAGCTCCCCTCCTGGTTCAGCATGTATGATTTTTTCAAATTTTAGACGTACAGCTTCTAATTCCAGATTTGAAGGTAAAGGGCTATTCATTATTCCTTTCGATCCTTATGAGTGGCCTGTATAGACTATTTGTGTAGCATAGAAATTATGTATTTATTCGAGAATACCTGTAGCAACAACGGTTTCAAAATACTCCACTTTTAAATCGAAAGACTTCAACAGTTTTTGTGTGCTCGGTCTTACAACAGCATCATCAAAATCGCCTTTTTCAAAATGCCCGGCGGATTCAAAGTCTTTCCAAAAGCTGGAAACGATCAATTCATAATCGTTGCTTCTTACCTTAACCGCTAGAGTGGCGCCCAAGTGTCCGGGGAGCTGTGCCATTTCGACAAATGTCGTGCGTTTCAAGTGATCCGCGCATTAGACCGGACACACATTACTCAGAATAGCATTAGGCATTTCAGACGAAAAAGTAGGTGGCTTTGTTTGAAGGAGCTAGTTAGCTGCCACTCGCTAGTAATGATACCGACACGAGATAACCGTAATTGCTATATCATCCACGGCATATACCAAACGATTGGTATCATCTATTCTGCGAGACCAGAAGCCTGAAAGGTTTTCTTTAAGGGACTCTGGTTTTCCAATCCCAACAAATGGAGAGCGCTTAACATCGGCAATTAGCTTATTGATTCGTTTCAATGTTTTCTTGTCTTGAGTCTGCCAATAGACGTAACCATTCCAAGCTTCATCAGTCCATGATAATAACCTGTCACTCATCAATAAGCTCTCGCTGGGTCGTTTTACCCGCTTTAAACTGTGCAATTGAACGATTTAAGTGTTCAGCGTTAGCTGGAGAACGAAGTAAATGAACAGTTTCCATAAGGCTGTTGTAGTAATCCAATGACATTACAACAGCATCTTCAGAGTCACGACGAGTGATTACAGTAGTATCCGCATCGTTAATTACATTGTCCAAAACGGCTTTTAGGCCATTTCGGGCTTCGGTAAAAGAGACTATTCTCATTTTGCACCTCACTTGTACAGTATATGGAACAAGTTTAGTTTAAAACTAAATACATGTACAGGATGTTGTGCATTACTTTGTCCTGGCAGCTAACGCCCAAATCAGCCGACGCTTTCAGCGGTCGGCTGCATTTGCTTGTTAGGCACACCTTCTACGAATGTCGCATGGACTCTTTTCGAAACGAGCATATAAGGAACCCAAATTACACCGATCATGAATGATCTCATAAATTCTTTTGTTGTTTCTGGATCGAACATTGGCTCGCCAGGAAACACTTTAGTTACAATCCAAGCGTCCAGAGGGATAAATATTAGGGATGCCGCTATAATGCCTATATATAATTTGGGAAAGAGATAATGCTTTGAAAAGAACAGATAGATTAGATAAATGGAAGCGACAACCATAATAGTATTAAATGCGATTTCACCTACTAATAAAGAACCGAAATATGGAGTATAAACTTCAGATCCTACTGTAGTTAAAGCTTCCCAAGCTCCATCTTCAAAGATTGGCTTGTAAGTTGGGATAAGCGTAACAAGCAATCTGATAGGGCTTATTAGAACTCCAAACCCTACCAAGATCAGCCAGCCACCTAGTCCTTTTATTTCACTATTATCAGTCATACCCTCTTCCTATTGGTTGCCTAACATTTTATTAATAGGCATGCTCAACCGCACAGGTATGATTTTTATCCAACATCTAACACTCTGATCTAAATAGAGTTTTAGCCTTTCAGAAAAACCGTGCCATGTCGACGGGCATGCGTCTATGTATTTCTCGGTATGGCACACTATTTCGGCCATCCATTCACTGTACACTTGATACTAATACACTTTCTGAAAGCGCAAAAGACAACGCGAGAAGGTGAATGTCATTCACCTCAGAAATAGTGTGCCATTTTTGAGATAGGGCAAAAATAAACGGGTTATATACCCTGTTTTTTTATTCGCTCACGCTGTGAGCAACTTCGATGTGTGTGTCACTTATTGTTGAGAGACCCCATCCCTCCCCCTTGAAT encodes:
- a CDS encoding Txe/YoeB family addiction module toxin, coding for MSDRLLSWTDEAWNGYVYWQTQDKKTLKRINKLIADVKRSPFVGIGKPESLKENLSGFWSRRIDDTNRLVYAVDDIAITVISCRYHY
- a CDS encoding type II toxin-antitoxin system Phd/YefM family antitoxin, giving the protein MRIVSFTEARNGLKAVLDNVINDADTTVITRRDSEDAVVMSLDYYNSLMETVHLLRSPANAEHLNRSIAQFKAGKTTQRELIDE
- a CDS encoding DUF2569 domain-containing protein, whose protein sequence is MTDNSEIKGLGGWLILVGFGVLISPIRLLVTLIPTYKPIFEDGAWEALTTVGSEVYTPYFGSLLVGEIAFNTIMVVASIYLIYLFFSKHYLFPKLYIGIIAASLIFIPLDAWIVTKVFPGEPMFDPETTKEFMRSFMIGVIWVPYMLVSKRVHATFVEGVPNKQMQPTAESVG